The following are encoded in a window of Arthrobacter woluwensis genomic DNA:
- a CDS encoding DUF402 domain-containing protein, with protein MTAGSVREPLEVAPGELVVARNQKWDGTAHWVVPGRYLGEDDHGWWVYQAKGEFCSRPGAAFYTRSHNVLLVPRVGEWVATFYDETHPGDVRVYVDMAVGHEFKRIRPAVTEFHVVDMDLDVILLADGTSYVDDEDEFAERRVSMHYPTWLVETTESSCRHVLAAVEAREAPFVDVADTWLARGLEATRTGAWHDDWIPEDGENDE; from the coding sequence GTGACGGCCGGATCCGTCCGGGAGCCGCTCGAGGTGGCTCCCGGTGAGCTCGTCGTCGCGCGCAACCAAAAATGGGACGGCACCGCCCATTGGGTGGTGCCGGGCCGATACCTCGGCGAGGACGACCACGGCTGGTGGGTCTACCAGGCCAAGGGCGAGTTCTGCTCCCGGCCCGGCGCGGCGTTCTACACCCGGAGCCACAACGTCCTGCTCGTGCCCCGCGTGGGCGAATGGGTCGCGACCTTCTACGACGAGACGCACCCCGGCGATGTCCGGGTGTACGTGGACATGGCGGTCGGACACGAGTTCAAGCGCATCAGGCCCGCCGTGACCGAGTTCCACGTGGTGGACATGGACCTTGATGTGATCCTGCTCGCCGACGGCACGAGCTACGTCGACGATGAGGATGAGTTCGCCGAGCGACGTGTCAGTATGCACTATCCGACCTGGCTGGTGGAGACGACGGAGAGCTCCTGCCGCCACGTCCTGGCCGCCGTCGAGGCACGCGAAGCGCCCTTTGTGGACGTCGCGGACACGTGGCTGGCCCGGGGCCTGGAGGCCACCCGGACCGGTGCATGGCATGATGACTGGATCCCAGAAGACGGAGAGAACGATGAATGA
- a CDS encoding aldo/keto reductase: MTEYRRLGTSGLVVSTIGLGCNNLGRPNTPSFTQEGTDTVIHAALDAGVTLFDVADVYGATPGLSEEMLGKALGDRRSEVVLATKFGMDLNGANGADFGARGSRRYIVNAVEASLRRLGTDWIDLYQFHTPDDGTPVEETLRALDDLVTAGKVRYIGHSNRAGWQIAEAEFLAHSLGTERFISSQNHYNLLDRRAELEVLPAARAYGLGVLPYFPLANGFLTGKYAPDRVPEGSRLSHTRQNMVRDADWEQMAKYSEFARERGLTEVEVAFAWLLAQEPVSSVIAGATKVEQIQQNARAVEARLSPEDLAVLDEIFPPVPKVALF; the protein is encoded by the coding sequence ATGACTGAATACCGCAGATTGGGAACATCCGGACTCGTCGTCTCCACCATCGGCCTGGGGTGCAACAACCTCGGCCGGCCGAACACGCCGAGTTTCACCCAGGAAGGCACGGACACCGTCATCCACGCGGCGCTCGACGCGGGCGTCACGCTTTTCGATGTCGCGGACGTCTACGGCGCGACGCCGGGCCTCAGCGAAGAGATGCTGGGCAAGGCCCTGGGGGACCGGCGCTCCGAAGTGGTCCTGGCGACCAAGTTCGGCATGGACTTGAACGGCGCCAACGGCGCGGACTTCGGCGCTCGTGGCTCGCGCCGCTACATCGTCAACGCCGTGGAGGCGTCCCTGAGGCGCCTCGGCACCGACTGGATCGACCTGTACCAGTTCCACACCCCGGACGACGGGACCCCCGTCGAGGAGACGCTCCGTGCCCTCGATGACCTGGTGACCGCCGGTAAGGTCCGGTACATCGGGCACTCGAACCGTGCGGGCTGGCAGATCGCCGAGGCGGAGTTCCTGGCGCACTCGCTCGGCACGGAGCGGTTCATCTCGAGTCAGAACCACTACAACCTGCTGGACCGCCGAGCCGAACTCGAAGTCCTGCCGGCCGCGCGGGCCTACGGACTCGGGGTCCTGCCGTACTTCCCGCTCGCCAACGGTTTCCTCACCGGCAAGTACGCGCCGGACCGCGTGCCCGAGGGCTCCCGTCTCAGCCACACGCGCCAGAACATGGTGCGCGACGCCGACTGGGAGCAGATGGCCAAGTACTCGGAGTTCGCCCGGGAACGCGGGCTCACCGAGGTCGAGGTGGCCTTCGCGTGGCTCCTGGCCCAGGAGCCCGTCAGCAGCGTGATCGCCGGCGCGACCAAGGTCGAGCAGATCCAGCAGAACGCTCGGGCCGTCGAGGCGCGGCTGAGCCCCGAGGATCTGGCCGTCCTGGACGAGATCTTCCCGCCTGTGCCCAAGGTGGCCCTCTTCTAG